GCGCTTCCGCGTGGATGGAGCGTTGCGGGACGTCAAACTGCTGCCAAAACCCATCCAGGCGGCCATCATCTCCCGATTGAAGATCATGGGAGATCTGGACATCGCCGAGAAGCGGCTGCCCCAGGACGGCCGCATCACCATCCGCGTGGCGCGCCGGACCGTGGATATCCGGCTATCCACTTTGCCCACCCATCACGGCGAGCGCGTCGTGATGCGGCTGCTGGACAAGAGCGTCAACGCTCTGAAGCTGGAGCAGCTCGGCTTCTCGGATCATGGGCTGGACGCCATCCGGCAGATCATCCGCAAACCCTACGGAATCGTCCTGGTCACGGGGCCGACCGGAAGCGGCAAGACCACCACGCTGTACTCCTGCCTCAGCGAGGTGCGCAGCCCGGAGATCAACATCATCACGGTGGAGGATCCCATCGAGTACGAGCTGGAGGGCGTCAGCCAGTCGGCAGTCAACGTGAAAGCCGGGTTGACCTTCGCCAAGCAGCTGCGCGCCATATTGCGTCAGGATCCGGATGTCATCCTGGTGGGTGAGATCAGGGACCAGGAGACCGCCGACATCGCCTTCCGCGCTAGTATGACCGGGCATCTGGTCTTCAGCACTTTGCACTGCAATGATGCTGCCGGCGCGTTCGCCCGACTTACGGATATGGGCGTGGAGCCGTTCCTGATCGCGTCCTCCCTCAGCGCGGTGCTGGCTCAAAGGCTGGTGCGCACCATCTGCCCCGCTTGCCGCGAGCAGTATGAACCGGGGCCCGAAGAGGCAGCCCTGCTGGCCGCCAATGGGATAGACGCGGCCGGGTTGCGCCTGGCGCGCGGCCGCGGCTGTAAGACTTGCGCCAACACGGGCTTCAAGGGCCGCACTCTGGTGTCCGAAGTGTTGCCGGTCTCCAGCGAGATCCGTCGGATGGCGGT
The sequence above is drawn from the Armatimonadota bacterium genome and encodes:
- a CDS encoding type II secretion system protein E, yielding MVSADTFYRNRLGGILLAAGLVSEKEIEDALDTQRQTGQRLGDTLVQAGLVHEEDIVEARSLQLDIPHVHLVPEQVDPEVARLVPEPIARQYQLVPISARDDCLVIAMFDPLDVEAVDLVQRVTRRNVKPVVASEQAITALIDATWGGGQSAELAEVLEEAMDSMSDLEVAESADEEEGDLAEARRMSEQAPIVRTVNHILRDAVNLGASDIHVEPRSNGCLVRFRVDGALRDVKLLPKPIQAAIISRLKIMGDLDIAEKRLPQDGRITIRVARRTVDIRLSTLPTHHGERVVMRLLDKSVNALKLEQLGFSDHGLDAIRQIIRKPYGIVLVTGPTGSGKTTTLYSCLSEVRSPEINIITVEDPIEYELEGVSQSAVNVKAGLTFAKQLRAILRQDPDVILVGEIRDQETADIAFRASMTGHLVFSTLHCNDAAGAFARLTDMGVEPFLIASSLSAVLAQRLVRTICPACREQYEPGPEEAALLAANGIDAAGLRLARGRGCKTCANTGFKGRTLVSEVLPVSSEIRRMAVRCESADVIRAQAIAEGMSSMRQDAFRKVVEGLTTLDEICRKVLVTEE